One bacterium genomic region harbors:
- a CDS encoding YkgJ family cysteine cluster protein yields MDKNNPGTWIKYKEGLCTGCMATCCTMPVEVDKDDLVLLGLLDEGDDLRKKTKDLLKQKIIERYRDKTGKATLSSMRDGSCLFLDSTRRCTVYEKRPKTCRNFPFVSSRPGYCPAVKKS; encoded by the coding sequence ATGGATAAAAACAATCCCGGCACCTGGATTAAATACAAAGAAGGCCTATGCACAGGCTGCATGGCCACGTGCTGCACCATGCCGGTGGAAGTAGATAAAGACGATTTGGTTTTACTGGGTTTATTGGATGAAGGTGATGATTTAAGAAAAAAAACCAAAGACCTTTTAAAACAAAAAATAATAGAACGCTACCGCGACAAAACCGGTAAAGCTACATTAAGTAGCATGCGCGATGGCTCATGTTTATTTTTAGATAGCACTAGACGTTGCACCGTTTATGAAAAACGCCCTAAAACCTGCCGTAATTTCCCCTTTGTAAGCTCGCGCCCGGGTTATTGTCCTGCGGTTAAAAAATCATAG